The Mytilus galloprovincialis chromosome 4, xbMytGall1.hap1.1, whole genome shotgun sequence genome contains a region encoding:
- the LOC143073153 gene encoding hydroxylysine kinase-like has product MSSTVLTPGNIVRPEIDQQKVTQLVWTLYGLHVLHMTELNSYDDRNFHVQVTRESVNSNIQSVSSDGYVLKILNSLDSEFGEAIEAQNVLIHRLANKGINTPKPLKGLDGKLMSTETLAGGRHHIVRLFEYLPGRILAGLSYTKDIAFEVGQLTGELDQCCCDFQHTGFDNHKRIWSLTEVHKLLEFLSYIEDTELKNLAGEVIDVFVKNVVQNYSSLKKGIIHGDVNEQNILVQRNDDDDYHVTGILDFGDAAYSYYIFEVAIAMVYIMIESDILDPIVVGGYTLAGFLAKFPIPEADLNVLKECICARLVQSLIMGIYSNAMHPENSEYVLKTSKKGWNMLKLIWNKPATELKETWNKCV; this is encoded by the exons ATGTCCAGTACTGTTTTAACTCCGGGAAATATTGTTCGACCAGAAATTGATCAACAGAAAGTTACACAACTTGTATGGACTCTTTATGGTCTGCACGTGTTACATATGACAGAGCTGAATAGTTATGATGACCGAAATTTTCACGTGCAAGTAACAAGAGAGAGCGTAAATTCTAACATTCAAAGTGTATCATCTGATGGATACGTTCTTAAAATACTCAATTCTTTGGATTCGGAATTTGGAGAAGCAATAG aagCTCAAAATGTCCTTATTCATCGCCTTGCCAACAAAGGAATCAACACGCCCAAACCACTGAAAGGCTTAGATGGCAAATTGATGTCAACAGAAACATTGGCAG GTGGAAGACATCATATTGTTAGACTGTTTGAGTACCTGCCTGGTCGTATTTTAGCAGGTTTATCATATACTAAAGATATTGCATTCGAAGTTGGGCAGTTAACCGGAGAGCTGGATCAATGCTGTTGT GATTTTCAACATACAGGATTTGACAACCATAAAAGAATATGGAGCCTGACAGAAGTTCATAAACTTCTCGAATTTCTTTCCTATATAGAAGATACTGAACTAAAGAATCTTGCCGGCGAGGTGATCGACGTGTTTGTTAAAAATGTTGTTCAGAATTATAGTAGTCTTAAGAAAG GCATCATTCACGGAGACGTTAATGAACAAAACATCTTAGTCCAACGGAATGATGATGACGACTATCATGTGACAGGAATTCTAGACTTCGGTGATGCTGCGTACTCCTATTATATTTTTGAAGTAGCTATTGCCATGGTTTATATCATGATAGAAAGTGATATTTTAGATCCAATAGTAGTAGGAGGATACACTTTGGCGGGGTTTCTAGCAAAATTTCCCATACCAGAAGCCGATCTGAATGTTCTCAAGGAATGTATATGTGCAAGACTTGTTCAGAGTTTGATCATGGGAATTTATTCCAATGCAATGCATCCTGAAAATTCTGAATATGTTCTGAAGACTTCCAAAAAGGGCTGGAATATGTTAAAGTTGATATGGAACAAACCAGCTACGGAACTGAAAGAAACATGGAACAAGTGTGTTTAG